TGTTCCACGCCATGGGTTTCTTCTTCGCGCTCAACGGGCTGGCGCGGGGACTCACCACTGTTGTGATGACGGACACCGGGACGGGGACGGGGTTAAGGGGGATGCTGGGGGCAGCAGAGCGGTGGGAGGTGACGGAGATAATGGCGTCGCCTCCCGTGGTGCTGGGGATAACCAAACACCCGCGCCGGCTGACGAGTCTGCTGCGGGTGATCTGCGGCGGCGCCCCTCTGCCAGGATCGGTGGCGGAGCAGTTCCGGCGGCGGTTCCCTCACGTCGATCTCTGCGTGGTGAGTAGTATTTCCTTTCATCTTATTCATCCACCCTCGTCATGGACCCTCGTTTGGACGGAAGTGACTAGCGCGAAGAAATTTTGCAGGTTTAGATGGGatttatagggacttttttaagtccctgaaaacaaacaccctctTAATCTTTAGCAAAACTGCAAAACATAATTAATATAACACCAGCGATGTTTGTGCTTGACGTTGACCGTGCTCGCACTGCTATTGCTAACTAAGCATGCACACATACGGGTAAAAATAAATTACGTAAAATATTTCGTAATCTAGCAAATGCATATCGACCAAAAGTGCAGCATGCATGTTGGGAAGAGAAATGTGTTTATGGCCCTGTAGCAGTATTTTGCCTCCACTTTTTTTAAAGATAAACTAAATTAAATCTCACATTCAACATGCGTGAGGCGGAAGTGTGAGCTCTGGCATATCTCAAGCCACCAAGCCTACTGCCACTCACAGAAGAAATGTGGCATGCCAATTGGGCATACATCAACAATACAAGTATAATATTATAATCTTAAGTCAAAAAAACCAGTTCGGGACATAGTCAAACAATAGTAGAACTATAATCTAgtcatttgaatttttttattgaaATTCAGTCAAGTTGATGTGAACATTTGGTCACTAATCGAGATGAAAACCGCAACAACCAAAATTTCAGTGTTTCAACTTTTCTCGAAATATTTCATAAACAAAAAACTCTAGAACCACGGTTTCCATTTTCAGCCTTTGATCCTTTGAACCAAGCACAAACTGAATCTATTTgaaaattttaaacaacttgaacatgaacatgtAAAAGGGTAAGCGCTACGGGATTCACATGCTCCCATGCTACTGGCTTCCCATGTCTCAGCGTCACTCATGCAATTGCCTGAATCTTCGATGACGGATTACGAACCATGTGATTGGACTGGGATCGCACAAAGGGTGTTGCAAAATCTTCAGACGAGCATCATCCATCCCAGACGCTTTTGACCATAGAATGTTGCTTTACTTTTGAACACAGACCATTATAAGATGGCACCCTATGACGACTGCAATCCGCAGCGATAAGATATGCTCACCGTACGTGTCAAATTTGTGCAAGCCTAAGAGATTTTCGGTACATATTCTAAAATCTTCTGCTGTAAATTTGCTTAAGGGTTATGGCTCAACGGAGACTGGGGGCATATCCTTGATGAGCAATCAGGAGGAGTGTTCCCGCGTAGGCTCCACCGGCCGCATCTACCACAACGTCGAGGTGAGGATCGTCGACATCGTCACCGGCGAGCCCTTGTCGGTCGGCCAGAAAGGGGAGCTGTGCGTGAGAGGTCCTTCCATCATGACAGGTGACCCCACGAACATCTTCCTGCAATGCACGTCGCCCTCGCTTGGTTCTTTCAGGTGCACTGAGATCACTTATGGTTCTATCTTCTATGTCGGTGCAGGTTACGTAGGCGACAACGAGGCGAACGCGGCCGCTTTCGATTCGGAAGGCTGGCTGAGGACCGGCGACTTTTGCTACATTGATGAGGATGGGTTTGTGTTCATTGTCGATAGGCTCAAGGAGTTCATCAAGTACAAGGCCTATCAGGTCTGCTCTTATTAGCTCGTGAACAATTTACCTCTAATGATGGATGCTTAGCTAGATAAACTGAATACTGCAGGTCGCACCTGCAGAGCTGGAGCTTATCCTGCAATCACTGCCAGAAATTGCTGACGCCGCTGTTATGCCGTAAGTCCACTGAAATTATTCCGAGAAGGATCGTGACAGCTTACCGCATACCATATAATATAAATGTTGTGAATTTGACAATGAACATGGAGACTCTACTCGGTCGGTCGGTCATGCAGTACTGACCGTGCGAGTGGACCTGCAGATATCCTCATGAAGAGGCAGGAGAGATACCAATGGCGCTCGTGGTGAGGCGACCCGGAAGCAAGGTCACTGAGGCACAAGTCATGGAGCATGTGGCGAAGCAGGTCGCGCCGTACAAGAAGGTGCGCAAGGTGGTGTTCGTCGACTCCATACCCAAATCGCCGGCTGGGAAGATCTTGAGGAGGCAGTTGCCAAACCTTGTGCCGTCGTGTCATGTGTCGAGACTGTGATGAAGCTCCATCGTGACCATCTTCCGTATGTGTTGCAATGGGCAAAAACAAGAGTGGCAGGCATGCATGCTCCTAAACCGATACAATAAAATTTAAATGGATGGTAAATCACGATTCCATCCCATTGTATATGTTGTATAGATTCAAACTGTGGACTGCTCAAAGTTATTGCTCAAACCTTGCAGTGCTATCTTCGAACATGGCGCGATGCATTATTTTTTCCTTAGAATTTATACTTCCAAATCGCCAGGACTACACTGCCTACGTAGACGCATGCTGACCACGAGAGTGCAGATATTGTTTAAAAGAAATGAGGGTGGGCATAGTTTGCTGGCGACGGGTGTAGAAAATATGTCGTATTTGAATTTGGGGGTCTTGTTTGATTGCAACTGCGCAAGTCTAAACTAATGCCACAGGTTGATGGTCGTTAAACATCTTAGAAAATCTCCACTACTTATAAAAGAGCGAATTCTCACGTAAAAAAGGAGGGAATTGTGTGAATCCAACAAATCCTAACCCCTCACACCCGAACACCAACGCACCAGATCCTCCAAATGATGTATCACATCAAAACTCCTTAATTAGGAATAAAACACCTTAATTAAGGAAAGAAATAATGCATCATATCTGGTGAAACATAGGAAAAAGAAAGGATCCGCATGGGAGATGGTCGTAGGCACAAGGCAAGGAGCATGGAACACGGCAGCTAGCGACACTGATGAACGCAGATGTGGTGAATAGTTTCTCTTGTGACGAGTTGTAACAGTTTCATGCTTCTAGCGATCCACTTGCTTTAGAATTCTACTGGGTTTGTTGATGTCCTTATTTTCTAGTTAACTACTTCCATGTTTGCTTCACGGAAGGGACAATGTGGCCGCCAAAGAGGTATTTCAGATTAAACTAATGATGGCGAACGGCAGAAAGAAACCCGAGAACATGTATATCAGGTGCTAATTTAAAGCTACTATTAGTGGAGGTGATGTATATTACATTCCTGTATTTTacagcttgctatccatgtgccagaaccatgagttggttgtaatatcttatgggtttcacctctagcctatccCAACTGATTTGGGACTAACGGCTTTTAAATTCACAACCTGATGTAATTGATGATATGTCGAATTTTACTTGCGTATTACTTCCTCCATTCTGGTTTATTAAGACCCTTTGTATTTTATGTCAAATTTTGGTAAAAGATTTAATTAATAATATGTAAACTTCATGTCACCAAAAATATACCGTGTGAAAAATCTTTCGAATACGAATCCAATATTATATTTTTGGTAGAATATACATCATGTTTTGTTAGTCATATAGATGGTCAACATTTTACCTGACATACGAGGGGGCCCAATAAAACCGGGTGGAGGAACTATACAATATGGTTCTCAAAAAGACAATTGTATGTCCTATATGTTTTCGCTCGATTAATTTTTAAATAAATGCACCATAAATATGGCTTCTAAATTTCATATCCTTCGAATATGATTAACTCAAACATATAAGTCGACAAGTGCGTCGCACATGCATGGTTACTAGTAAATAATAAGAGGACATGGGGAAGTGGGGTGGGACCGTGGGAGTGTTAGAGGAGGGGTCCTACGACACAGATCTAACTACCTCAAGCGGATTAGTGATCTATCTCTCATGAATATCAGGTACATGTAGCCCAAGTAGCaccaagaaaggggatctggaagAGAAGAGCCGGGAGGTGGGTGAAGAGGTAGACGCTATAGGTGGCTGGTTCAGGGTTCCGAtcttcgaccccccccccccccccccccctcacacgcacgcacacacgcacgcacgcacgcacacacacacacacacacacacacacacacacacacacacacacacacacacacacacacacccacacaccaccaccaccaccaccaccaccacacgctATAAGGGAGAGAAGCAAGCTGCTCACCGGTTCCACTCCGAGCCACTATAACGTGGTTGGACTGCTTGTAACACTGTGGCCTCCTGGCGTTCACTTGGGTCCGAAGAGAGGTGCCGCTTGTATTAGTTTCCAAGACTACAAATTAACGAATGAAGTCTCAGCACAGTTGCTCACAAGAGGTCTTCAGCGAGGACCGGCAACTTATGATGAATACCATCTAACCAGTTTCCGAATAAATTTGAAATACTCCTTCGTGGTGCTAAATTGTATGAAACATGAACCGTGCGTCAGATCAATGTAGAAAAAGGACATGACAGAAATAAATGATGAATTATCTCCTCCCAATCACAAAATAACATTTTTTGCTGCCATGCCAGTTACGCTTAGTAAGGTTATCTTTGGTAAGAACTACCTTTCTCTGCAAAAGACCACATGAAAACTTTGATCTTGAAAGAAACCTTTGTCTTTCAAATGTGTTTTCTGCAAAAAATAGGTCTAGAATCTGTAAGATCCACGTACATAGACTTCACAGTGAAGACAACATTAGTGGTTAACCTCCACTGCAACGTTAGGCGCAAACGGCAGCCAAAACTTAACCATTCATTTTTTTTATCAACAATAATAAAACTTAAccactagttgaggagtactcgttgcaagaTCACTCCATttcctcaggttgcgacaagtggcgcacatgcaaagcgcttgtgcgccacttgtcgcaatctgggagtttttccttttttcgtaaatccgtttattcaaaacgttttatctctcaatacatgcgtccaaatcttgaatcgctttcaccgttggattcctcacgTCGAGACCTTCAAAACAAATCCTATGTTGACAGGTTTTTACGaacttttttttaagaaaaaaccgaaccgggagcacgggttttttcccttttcgaaagaggcacgctcgTGCTTCACACGAAATCACAATCGTGTCTCTCACGGAAGCAAAGCCGTGACTCTTGCCGAAGGAAAAAACGCATTTTTTATTCATTTATGAGGAGGCACGGCCGTAACTCTCGCGAAaacacacccgtgcctctcgcgaaagcaaaaccgtgactctcacgaaagaaaaaaaacagaacgtgttttttttcgtttctgaaaggcacggccgtgacttttgcgaaggcacaaccgtgcctctcgcggaagcaaaaccgtgacttgtgaaacaaaaaaaacaaaaaacgcgtttttttccgtttccgagaggcacggccgtgattctcgcgaaagcaaaaccgtgcctcccgcgaaagaaaaaccgtgactctcgcggaaggaaaaacaaaagaaaacgcgttttttcgcgcaaatgtttttttatcgaaaagctaaggaagaccggtggaaaaccaaaatgttgaaaaaaaaccgtttaaatagccgaaaacgcgtgcgaaaaaataaaaaaataaaacccgaagcgagcgtccagagcgcgacacgtggcgaatagctgagagcgtgccaagtggcgctgatcgttgtgaggctcccgaagaagcgctcgttaactagtggcGCCCCTGTAACCGGCGCTTAAGACGCGGAATAGAAACTGGGCCCAGTCTATTCCTTGCAGGGCATTAGTTGACCCGGACACAAAGAAAAAACAGCAATTCCTATATGACGCACTCTGTGTTAGATAGTACATAATCTTAGCACAGCCCACGAGCGAACAGGCGGCCCATTAAGTGACATTCACGTGCTTTAGTTATTTTTTTCATGCGACTAAGGCTACACCGTGCTGACTCGAAGCACTGTAGCACgcgttttttcaaaaaaaattgcaaaCGTACAAACTGTATAGAAATTTCAGAAACAGTAAAACATGAATATTTaataaaattctgaaaaattaaacTCCATTTTTTAAAAGAATTGTGAATAGTCTTAGAAATTAAAAAACATTTGCACTGACATGGGAACATAttttaaatcacaaacatgtccTTAAAatccaaatatattttttatgaacatttttcaaaacttTCGTTCTTAAAAAATGTTTCCCAAAACTTTTatatagaaaaaaacaaaaaataggaagaaaaacagaaaaattcaAACCAGACTAGATTGAACCTTCCAGAAGGTTTCTAAATCGGATTCACGTATCCCCTTCACCCGCTTGCACTCAATGATCCACCACCGCATATTATTAACTCATTTAGTGCCAAGTCATAAAAACACTTGTTCAGTTACTGTGCCGTCAGGCTGGAAGAAGCTGATACCACTAGACTCTTCAGTTACTGTGCCCATTCATTCGGTGGAGTAAAAGCAaaaaaaaatggaaaaggaaaagaTGAACTAGACTGGCTATGGCTTCGGCCTGTTCAGAAGGGGGTGAATAAATGAATGTGATGGAAAGGGCAAGTGAAGAAGTTTGGCTGGCTAATTGGTGtcgcccgggcaaaaaaaaaataGATAAAAGAAAGCAAATGAGTTAAAAGAAAAACCTAGAAGATACACCAAAGCTACTTTGAATATTTATGAACTAGTAAATGCATCTCCACAACCAAAACGTGAGTAGATATATGGCAGTGACCCTCTCGCTTCACTTGACACCGTTCCACCTGATCTATTTACATTATTTCCGAAACGCGTAAGGTGAGGGAAGAAGAAGTTTGGCAGGCTAATAGGTGTGGCCCAggtaaaataaaataagaaaaatgTTCTAAAAAGAAggtaaaatgaaaaataaaacaaagaaaaGGAGTTTTAAAAAAATCCTAGAACATTCAGCTGAGCTATTTACAATATTTATAAACTAATAAAAATACCTCCATGACCAAAACATGCATAAAAATATGGCAGTGATGCACCTACGTCCGACATCAAGATGAGCCCCCAAACATCCAACTTTCCCATGGAGAACAGCAACCGCCGGACGGACGACTCCTTTTTCACCTCACCTTCGACAACAATCTCATTTTGAATCCTGGGAGCCACTCCCTTCGACGTGCCAAGTAAAGAGTGCACATCTTCTCTCAACTACATTGTGCACATGACATGAATGTTGTGTCAGTCGTCCATGGAGAAATAGAGCACGTGCTTAAAACGGGTGTGGCAGCCTTCAACCTCACCGGCCAAACGAGGACATACTTGAAGGACGGTGCGGTGGTCGACCTCGAGTTGTGGATGTACCTCGCCTGCATCCAGAGATTCTACTAGTCCAACGGCGTGATATCTACTACACATTcgtgttgggccttcaagcgcagagttttgtaggacagtaaaaACTTTTCCTCAAATGGATAACCTAAGTTTTATTAATCCGTgggatgcgtaggatgaagatgatctctctcaaataaccctacaaccaaatataAAAAATCTCTtatgtctccaacacacccaatacaatggcaaattgtataggtgcactagttcggcgaagagatggtgatacaagtgtagtatggataatagatataggtttttgtcatctgaacagcaaggtagcaagtgataaaatggagcacaaagggtattgcaatgcttgaaaacaaggcttagggtttatactttcgctagtgcaatctcttaacaacgctaacataattgaatcatataacaacaTAACAGAGTATAGGTTTTATTTGTGCATGGGGGGAGGGCGGCATCGGCCCCCTTGCCCATATTTATAAAATATGAAAGTTATCACAAAAGAAGGGCATTGCCCTCATGAATGGAGTACGTATTGGGTCCTGGGATTGTAGAATCTGCGTTTTGTACTGCAGAATATGTAAGTTGTCAAGTGCAATATTTGTATGTGTTTTAAGCTGGTGCTATGTTTCTAGCTGTCAATTGCAGGATCGTACTTTGTACGGGTGGGGAACTGATCTAGAGCCATAGGCTAAAACCATAGTTCCTACAATGGTTTAGTTCTGTTTTGGTAAATTTGTCATGTGGTTTAGTTTGGCCTGGGCGCCAATGCCAATTACGTGGGTTTGGTTTAGGTTTGGTTTCCAAAATCTCATCACGTGGGTTCAGTTTAGGTTTGGTTCAGTTACCCACCCATTCACAGATTTAAATACGGGTGACAAATATACTCCTCGACCTCCAAACAGTAGGactacaagttactaacagttcatATCTTAGCAAGGGCATACCAGCAGACCACTATGCAGGTTCATATACTGGAAGGACGACTACAACCCGCCTCGGAAGTTGGAAGACCCGCCAGCCGGTCAATGATTGCCGTGATAGATGAGCACAATGTAACTCGCTCCGAATGCTAGTATACCACAAACAACGAGTAGAAGACCTGAGTTCCTGCCGGCATACTCTGTCGTGGCGCCCCCGATGACGGCGAGGCCACAGTTGTGGCCGCCACCGCAGTACCCAGGATGCCACCGATCCACTGTCCCGCAAGGGGAACAACCCCTCCAACGCCGTAGGCCATCACCAGGGCGAGGCCCTGAACTGTACGCATCGTCATCGACCCGTCGCGCGGTCCGCTGGTGATCTCGCCGAAGGTCACATGTACCATGCCCTGCAACCAAGGGAGTGGAAAAGTAAAAAAAGAAACAGGCTCAAAATGAACTCAAATTTGACTGACATGATCGGCTCAAATCCCTACGTACCTGCAGGATCGCGGAGAGCACGCCGGACTCGACGTCAGTGGGGAGCATCCTCCCGCGGGTGCTCACAAGCGCTGCGGTCGTCGCAGTGGCAGGTGCCAAGCCCTGCATTGCAGCAGAAGCAAGGGCGCGAGCCCTCCTGGCGTGCGCTCCCTCGAGCACATGATTCGCTTCCTCGCCACCTTGCATCTTCCTCTCAACGTGCTACTCCTTACTTCGCAAGTGTAGGAGTACGTATTGGGTCCTGGCGCTTGGTTGGGTCCTGGGACTGTAGAATCCACAATCTGAAGTCCATCATGCTCTCTTTTGGTTGAAGACCACTACGCCGCTCTTGAGTGCCTCCTCCATCTGTTGCCGGTCGATTAGTGGAGGGCATGCGTGGCCTTGCTCGCCACGTCGAAGGGATTGGCGCCCagcttgaagatcatggtgctgccgaagctcacgttgaaggagaccgCCGCGAAGGAGACGGCCGCCTGGCGGTTGCCATTCTCCGCGAGTATGCCGAGGGAGAGCCGGATGTCCTGCAGCCTGTCTAGCAACAGGTCATGGGAAGAACTAGGTATTCTGGTCGCCAAAATTAGCCCATCTAATGTTGTTCTCTTTCTGCAATAAACCATTTTTGCCTCTTAAGAGCTTTGCGATATATTTGTTCCTGAATTTGCTCTCATGCAGTGAAAGAATCGTCTGATCATCCTGCCAGAGATGCATTTGTCAATAACGTATAGTATCTTGAAGCCTCTCCTGGCAAATTTACAGTTGAGGTGGGTTGTAAGAAAAAAAAACATTGAAAAATAGCTAGTAGTATGAATGTATAATCCATGCTCCATATAGTATATGCCGATGGTATCTTGCTAAGTATAGCTTAGCTTTACTTCTTTCAACCATATATACATCggctgtgcatgcatgcatgcatgcttttgGGTAAGAATAAATAAATTTAAATCTAATAAAAAAACTAAGCATGAGCATTTGCATTTGAGGAAGGGTAGCTCACAACCCTACATGCAATGCATGCAGCTATAGCAGGGCCACCCGACCATCACCGATGACACCTTCCACTGGCCATCTCCTAATGGGAAGGGGATGCCGTTGCGTTTTGGTCAGAGCCTGGGTGGTCGGATCTCAAGATCCaccatctagtcccggctgcgagttggggagaccGAGTTGCCGGTGAAAATTgagccgacggcaggcgatggcggtgttttgtgtcgttaccttgatgaaggcatcatcgtgtaactactgtcgacccactcgtgcttcTCCGggaaaaccctaggatctggttttccagatcggacgatggcggcacggtggtgtcgtttctctcttgggagcatcgattgtggagcagcgctggaagtcagaggtagGAGgttgagcggcttcgtcttgcacggagcttcggtggagatgtcaagtcatgcctagccgataggtgctacgctttgtcatgcctggttggcaagtgctacgcacgacagatcttccagagacttcaagccgtgtcggctggtggtacttggtggcatggtgctgaggtgtacttgcggcgaccgcgacgtgctcagtaGTTCGCATGCAGGGAGGTGGTggcgttgggcgccgtggtggcgtcgacggcagctagaccgggcaaggatgATGCATCAATACAGCTCTGAAGTTTGAGTGGTGGCAGTTGGTGACAGCGGCCTCTGAGAGCGCACCGGACCGGCGTGTGCCCCGTACCCGGCGAGTGGCTTGGTTGaagtctcaggtcttagatgttaggcttggctgcgaggtCTATGATATTAGGCCccgactatcagcatcccttcatcaattaGATAGGATTAGCCATagatgttgcctagatggtggaTTTAGACTTACTGTTGTATTTTTTGTAAGGTCTTGttcaataattaataaagtggctgcatgcatcgtccagatgcaaaggccgggggtcttcctcctttaaaaaaaatgcATCCAGGCTGAAGCTTGCATGGCGTAGGTAGTTGACTGGAGATGGCAGGAAGTTGTTTGTGAATGAGAAGCAATTCAAGGACGCATCAGTAGTACAAGACTTGCAGAGAAATTAGCAAAATGTAGAAATGAGTAGTGCCTGCTGTAATTCACATGAGTAGTGCTTCTTGctaagaatttatcagaaaatgtTTGTATGTTGTTCAGTCAAAAACATTCTTGCTGATGCAAATTAGCAAACTATTGACTGTGAGCTGCTAGTCCTGTACCATCTAAAGTTTTTATGTACATGATCATGAGCAACTATTGGACGGCATCACAAATGAACAACAAACAGTTTGTTCAAATAAGCAAACTATTCTTGATCATAAGCGTACTTTCATTTTGTGCATAATACATGGTGGCGTCAATAAATAGAGTAAATTGACAGTACCAAAGATCATGTACATGACAGCAA
This window of the Triticum aestivum cultivar Chinese Spring chromosome 5D, IWGSC CS RefSeq v2.1, whole genome shotgun sequence genome carries:
- the LOC123126311 gene encoding 4-coumarate--CoA ligase-like 7; this translates as MSSTHGHGHGGSSGAGYCATTKSFVSLRPPLPAAEVPLTFPALVLSLLPSPLPTQPALLDAATGEAISYPAFLSQVRALVGALRSRLVPLGRGDVAFVLAPARLDVPVLHLALLAVGVVVSPANPALTAGEVSRLVSLSGASVAFAVSSTAAKLPAGLPTVLLDSTHFRSLLHLHNGRDEKEPAPLELDSTGVVCQSATATIHYSSGTTGPVKAVAVPHRSLIAQALGFHALHLHVKSRKVKERTLMGAPMFHAMGFFFALNGLARGLTTVVMTDTGTGTGLRGMLGAAERWEVTEIMASPPVVLGITKHPRRLTSLLRVICGGAPLPGSVAEQFRRRFPHVDLCVGYGSTETGGISLMSNQEECSRVGSTGRIYHNVEVRIVDIVTGEPLSVGQKGELCVRGPSIMTGYVGDNEANAAAFDSEGWLRTGDFCYIDEDGFVFIVDRLKEFIKYKAYQVAPAELELILQSLPEIADAAVMPYPHEEAGEIPMALVVRRPGSKVTEAQVMEHVAKQVAPYKKVRKVVFVDSIPKSPAGKILRRQLPNLVPSCHVSRL